The Sulfurimonas sp. genome includes a region encoding these proteins:
- the gmk gene encoding guanylate kinase yields the protein MYENNGVVLVLSGPSGAGKSSLLNKIINDIGECYFSISTTTRAPRDGEEDGVHYYFVSEEEFKKDIEEELFLEHAVVHGNYYGTSIKPVKEALSEGKLVIFDIDVQGNTAVNNRLGDITTSVFITPPTLSELKRRLESRATDSQDIIDKRINMAKREIQRMSEYDYLIVNDDLDIAADVLRQIAKTARIKIPTDRVNEFVQNWEDI from the coding sequence ATGTATGAAAATAACGGTGTAGTCTTAGTACTATCAGGTCCTAGCGGTGCAGGAAAAAGCTCTTTGCTAAATAAGATTATAAATGATATTGGTGAGTGTTATTTTTCTATATCTACAACTACTCGTGCACCTAGAGACGGTGAAGAAGATGGTGTACATTATTATTTCGTTAGTGAAGAAGAGTTTAAAAAAGATATAGAAGAAGAATTGTTTTTAGAGCATGCAGTTGTTCATGGAAATTATTACGGTACTTCGATTAAACCTGTTAAAGAAGCACTTTCTGAAGGGAAGTTGGTAATTTTTGATATAGATGTTCAGGGTAATACAGCTGTAAACAACCGTCTTGGAGATATTACAACATCTGTATTTATCACACCTCCTACACTTTCAGAGCTTAAAAGAAGACTCGAAAGCAGAGCTACTGATTCACAAGATATTATAGATAAACGTATAAATATGGCTAAGCGTGAAATACAAAGAATGAGTGAGTATGACTATTTAATTGTTAATGATGATCTTGATATAGCAGCAGATGTTTTAAGACAAATAGCAAAAACTGCGAGAATAAAAATACCGACAGATAGAGTGAATGAATTTGTGCAAAATTGGGAAGATATATAA
- a CDS encoding acyl-CoA acyltransferase: protein MGISISKASENDAGFLAKMILQSSRAEKKYGIYDLVFNTKTDEDLLSYLEKLIVTETKNHCHFSNFLIANIDSKQVGTLCSYEPRISTHAAFKKSLEEIGFDGDISEYEEILEVCDFEQNNRTLVFDFMEELEGFVDVGILKALMQKSLLTARLKGYRIAQTIVEIGSLEIILLYKKLGFKEVKQKECELYKEKFGRLGLALLEIEF, encoded by the coding sequence ATGGGTATAAGTATTTCCAAGGCATCTGAAAATGATGCTGGATTTTTAGCAAAGATGATTCTTCAAAGTTCAAGAGCTGAGAAGAAGTATGGTATATATGACTTGGTTTTTAACACAAAAACTGATGAAGATTTATTATCGTATTTGGAAAAGCTCATAGTAACAGAAACTAAGAATCATTGCCATTTCAGTAATTTCCTAATAGCAAACATAGATTCAAAACAAGTAGGTACGCTTTGCAGCTATGAACCACGTATATCTACACACGCAGCATTTAAAAAATCTCTTGAAGAGATAGGCTTTGATGGAGATATAAGTGAATATGAAGAGATTTTAGAAGTTTGTGATTTTGAACAAAATAACCGTACATTAGTCTTTGATTTTATGGAAGAGTTGGAAGGTTTCGTTGATGTAGGAATCCTAAAGGCTCTTATGCAAAAAAGCTTATTAACTGCAAGACTTAAAGGTTATAGAATTGCTCAGACAATAGTAGAAATTGGTTCATTAGAGATCATACTACTCTATAAAAAGCTTGGATTTAAAGAAGTTAAACAAAAAGAGTGCGAGTTATATAAAGAAAAATTTGGACGTTTAGGTCTAGCACTTTTAGAGATAGAGTTTTAA
- the rpsL gene encoding 30S ribosomal protein S12, with product MPTINQLIRKERKKVVKKSKSAALLSCPQRRGVCTRVYTTTPKKPNSALRKVAKVRLTSGFEVISYIGGEGHNLQEHSIVLVRGGRVKDLPGVKYHIVRGALDTAGVNDRKVARSKYGAKKPK from the coding sequence ATGCCTACAATCAATCAATTGATTCGTAAAGAGCGTAAGAAAGTTGTAAAGAAATCAAAATCTGCAGCGCTATTATCTTGCCCTCAACGTCGTGGTGTATGTACTCGTGTTTATACGACTACACCTAAAAAACCAAACTCAGCTTTAAGAAAAGTTGCGAAAGTTCGTTTAACTTCTGGATTTGAAGTTATTTCATATATCGGTGGTGAAGGTCACAACCTTCAAGAACACTCAATCGTACTAGTACGTGGTGGTCGTGTTAAAGATTTACCTGGTGTTAAGTATCACATCGTTCGTGGTGCACTAGATACTGCTGGTGTTAACGATAGAAAAGTTGCTCGTTCTAAATACGGTGCTAAAAAACCTAAATAA
- a CDS encoding Na+/H+ antiporter NhaC family protein: MELIERSGGIGGFVDYLENKKEIVSSKRSALMLSYIIGVIIFIESSITALISGAVGKPLCDKHHISREKLAYVCDSTSAPISSLIVLNGWGALLLGLVLTQIEVNSLNISPIELLIESVVYNFYAIFALLVTFVSIWYGIDIGPMKDAGYKKFDNKDIFSHNSMWYMLLPIILMVVLVFIFLYITGNGSILQGSGSSSIFYTMLTTLIFINIYYFFTKNMSFKNIQKYSLIGAKKLFPIALILLFAFGLGDVSSELKTGIYLASLASESLNPVYLAVVIFVLSSIIAFSTGTSWGTFSIMIPIAVPMAIGVDANIALAIGAVISGGVFGDHCSPISDTTIISSLASECDVISHVKTQLPYALISGALASVFFIIFSLIS, from the coding sequence ATGGAACTTATTGAAAGAAGTGGAGGAATAGGTGGATTTGTAGATTATTTAGAGAACAAAAAAGAGATTGTAAGCTCAAAACGTTCAGCTTTGATGCTTAGTTATATTATAGGTGTAATAATTTTTATAGAATCTTCAATAACGGCACTTATAAGCGGTGCAGTTGGAAAACCTCTTTGTGACAAACATCATATATCTAGAGAAAAACTTGCATATGTTTGTGACTCGACATCTGCACCTATAAGTTCTTTGATTGTTTTAAACGGTTGGGGTGCTTTGCTTTTAGGGTTAGTATTAACGCAAATAGAAGTAAATTCGTTAAATATCAGCCCCATAGAATTGCTCATTGAGTCTGTGGTATATAATTTTTATGCAATTTTCGCACTACTAGTTACATTTGTTTCTATTTGGTACGGTATAGATATTGGACCTATGAAAGATGCAGGTTATAAAAAATTTGATAATAAAGACATCTTTTCACATAATAGTATGTGGTATATGTTACTTCCTATAATACTGATGGTAGTGTTGGTGTTTATATTTTTATATATAACAGGAAACGGAAGCATACTTCAAGGCAGTGGTTCAAGTTCTATTTTTTATACAATGCTTACAACATTAATATTTATAAATATATACTATTTTTTTACTAAAAATATGAGTTTTAAAAATATACAAAAATATTCGCTAATCGGTGCTAAGAAACTTTTTCCTATAGCTTTAATACTGCTCTTTGCATTTGGACTTGGAGATGTAAGTAGTGAACTTAAAACTGGAATCTATTTAGCTTCTCTTGCCAGTGAAAGCTTAAATCCAGTATATTTAGCAGTTGTTATATTTGTACTTAGTTCTATTATAGCTTTTTCAACGGGAACTAGCTGGGGTACTTTTTCTATAATGATTCCAATAGCTGTGCCGATGGCAATCGGCGTGGATGCTAATATAGCTTTAGCAATCGGTGCTGTAATATCAGGCGGTGTATTTGGAGATCATTGTTCTCCTATATCTGATACTACTATAATATCTTCTCTTGCTTCTGAGTGTGATGTGATCTCTCACGTTAAAACTCAACTTCCATATGCACTTATATCTGGAGCATTGGCTTCAGTATTTTTTATAATATTCTCTTTAATCAGTTAA
- a CDS encoding L,D-transpeptidase, with protein sequence MLKSFLIIINFHIFAFASQIVLVVADNTNTNKAKLQCFEDNKKVGKTIDVNIGKNGLGLGVSKLTPNFDIKIYKREGDKKAPLGIFKLTRVFGYEKNIKTNMPYIQASKDLICVDDSDSKDYNRIIKMPSIKPKSFEIMRRDDDQYKLGIVVDHNKKQIKQAGSCIFLHVQKTQDSPTAGCTSMKYEDLKKIVEWLDPKKDPMLIQVDEKNLDNIKKLYPELPLD encoded by the coding sequence ATGCTAAAAAGTTTCTTAATTATAATAAATTTTCATATATTTGCTTTTGCCTCTCAAATTGTACTTGTAGTAGCAGATAATACTAATACAAATAAGGCTAAATTACAGTGCTTTGAAGATAACAAAAAAGTCGGTAAAACTATAGATGTAAACATTGGTAAAAATGGTTTGGGTTTAGGTGTATCCAAATTAACTCCAAACTTTGATATTAAAATTTATAAAAGAGAAGGTGATAAAAAAGCACCCCTTGGTATTTTTAAATTAACTAGAGTATTTGGTTATGAAAAAAATATAAAGACTAATATGCCATATATTCAAGCTTCAAAAGATCTAATCTGTGTGGATGATTCAGACTCAAAAGATTATAATCGTATTATAAAGATGCCGAGTATAAAACCAAAAAGTTTTGAGATAATGAGGCGTGATGATGATCAATATAAACTAGGGATCGTTGTTGATCATAATAAAAAGCAGATCAAACAAGCTGGTTCTTGCATCTTTTTACATGTTCAAAAAACACAAGATTCTCCAACTGCAGGATGTACATCTATGAAATATGAAGATTTAAAAAAGATTGTAGAGTGGTTAGATCCTAAAAAGGATCCAATGTTAATTCAAGTGGATGAAAAAAATCTAGATAATATCAAAAAACTATACCCAGAGTTACCTCTGGATTAG
- the argS gene encoding arginine--tRNA ligase: MKQRVQSYLRDKLGREVVLEKPRDRSFGHFATPIAFSLAKELRKSPMVIAEELASSFDESVEVFSKVESVKGYLNFRLSENFLDEYGSWALDNPSEFGKDAKKEKILLEFVSANPTGPLHIGHSRGAVYGDTLYRLAKHLGYDITAEYYVNDAGNQIDLLGLSIQLYGQENILKKEVEYPESYYRGEYLDALTKGAVEKFGEDILTDESRQKELALWAKDGVMEIIKKSLADTNIFFDTFVNESSLYDDWDRVMAKMAENDKNAIYEKDGKIWLASEAKGDDNDRVVVREDNRPTYLAGDIVYHNQKFERGYDHYINIWGADHHGYIPRVNAAVEYLGYDSSKLEVLLSQMVSLLKDGEPYKMSKRAGNVILMSDIVDEIGPDALRFIFASKKSDTALEFDVESLKKQDSSNPIFYIQYAHARIKTIISKSNFSEEEILKASLKGLDEQADTLLFDALLLPEVIEDAFSSRQVQKLPDYLQSLAASLHKYYYDVRIIGRADEANLLKVLMVVALSIKTGLSLMGIEAKDRMFKEDEEN; this comes from the coding sequence TTGAAACAACGTGTACAATCCTATCTTCGTGACAAACTTGGTCGCGAAGTAGTTCTAGAAAAACCTCGTGACAGATCTTTCGGTCACTTTGCTACTCCAATCGCTTTTTCACTTGCTAAAGAGTTAAGAAAATCTCCAATGGTTATTGCAGAAGAACTTGCATCATCTTTTGATGAAAGTGTTGAAGTGTTTTCTAAAGTAGAATCTGTAAAAGGTTATTTAAACTTTCGTTTGAGTGAAAACTTTTTAGATGAATATGGTTCATGGGCTTTAGATAATCCTTCAGAGTTTGGTAAGGATGCAAAGAAAGAGAAAATTCTTTTAGAGTTTGTTAGTGCAAATCCGACAGGTCCACTTCATATAGGTCACTCTCGTGGTGCAGTTTATGGGGATACTCTTTATCGTCTAGCAAAACATCTTGGGTATGATATAACAGCTGAATATTATGTAAATGATGCAGGTAATCAGATAGACCTTCTTGGATTATCTATTCAACTTTATGGACAAGAAAACATTTTAAAAAAAGAAGTTGAGTATCCTGAGAGCTATTACCGTGGTGAGTATTTAGATGCACTGACTAAAGGTGCAGTTGAAAAATTCGGTGAGGATATTTTGACTGATGAATCACGTCAGAAAGAGCTTGCATTATGGGCAAAAGATGGTGTTATGGAGATTATTAAAAAATCTCTAGCCGATACAAATATTTTCTTTGATACTTTTGTAAACGAGTCATCTTTATATGATGATTGGGACAGGGTAATGGCTAAGATGGCAGAGAATGACAAAAATGCTATCTATGAAAAAGATGGAAAAATTTGGTTAGCATCTGAAGCTAAAGGTGATGATAACGACAGAGTTGTAGTTCGTGAAGATAATCGCCCGACTTATCTTGCTGGAGATATTGTCTATCACAATCAAAAGTTTGAGCGCGGATATGATCACTATATAAATATCTGGGGAGCTGACCACCATGGTTATATTCCTCGTGTAAATGCAGCAGTTGAGTATTTAGGTTATGATTCAAGTAAGTTAGAAGTTTTACTTTCTCAAATGGTTAGTCTTTTAAAAGATGGTGAGCCATACAAAATGAGTAAGCGTGCAGGTAACGTTATACTTATGAGTGATATAGTAGATGAGATAGGACCTGATGCACTTAGATTTATATTTGCTTCTAAGAAAAGTGACACTGCTTTAGAGTTTGATGTTGAATCTCTTAAAAAGCAAGACAGCTCAAACCCTATATTTTATATTCAGTACGCTCATGCTCGTATTAAGACTATTATTTCAAAAAGTAATTTTAGTGAAGAAGAGATACTTAAAGCTTCACTAAAAGGGCTTGATGAGCAAGCTGATACTTTACTTTTTGATGCACTATTACTGCCTGAAGTTATTGAAGATGCATTTAGTTCACGTCAAGTTCAAAAGTTACCTGATTATCTACAGTCTTTAGCTGCATCACTTCATAAATATTATTACGATGTACGTATAATCGGCCGCGCGGATGAAGCAAATCTGCTTAAAGTTTTAATGGTTGTAGCTTTATCAATTAAAACTGGACTTTCACTTATGGGTATCGAAGCTAAAGATAGAATGTTTAAGGAAGATGAAGAAAACTAA
- a CDS encoding twin-arginine translocase TatA/TatE family subunit: MGMPGGQELLIILVIVVLLFGAKKIPELAKGLGKGIKNFKEEMNDDSKEVAADEPKKVEDSEEVASTETPKNTTTQA, encoded by the coding sequence ATGGGAATGCCTGGTGGACAAGAGTTATTAATTATATTAGTTATCGTAGTATTATTATTTGGTGCTAAAAAGATACCAGAACTAGCTAAAGGGCTTGGTAAGGGTATAAAAAACTTTAAAGAAGAGATGAATGACGATTCTAAAGAAGTTGCTGCTGATGAGCCTAAAAAAGTTGAAGATTCAGAAGAAGTAGCTTCAACAGAAACTCCAAAAAACACTACTACACAAGCGTAA
- the rpsG gene encoding 30S ribosomal protein S7, giving the protein MRRRKAPVREIMPDPVYGSKVLTKFINKIMLDGKKSTAEKIIYSALDIIGSRGEKSGIDTFNDAIENIKPIIEVKSRRVGGATYQVPVEVRPVRQQSLAIRWLVDAARKRNERTMAERLANEFMDAATDKGSAFKKKEDTYKMAEANKAFAHYRW; this is encoded by the coding sequence ATGAGAAGAAGAAAAGCTCCCGTTCGTGAAATTATGCCTGATCCAGTTTATGGAAGCAAAGTTTTAACGAAATTTATTAACAAAATTATGTTAGATGGTAAAAAATCAACTGCTGAAAAAATTATTTATTCAGCTTTAGATATCATCGGTTCTCGTGGAGAGAAAAGTGGAATTGATACATTCAATGATGCTATTGAGAACATTAAACCTATTATAGAGGTTAAAAGTCGCCGTGTTGGTGGTGCTACTTATCAAGTTCCAGTAGAAGTACGCCCGGTACGTCAGCAGTCTTTAGCTATCCGTTGGTTAGTTGATGCTGCTCGTAAAAGAAATGAAAGAACAATGGCTGAGAGATTAGCTAATGAGTTTATGGATGCAGCAACTGATAAAGGTAGTGCATTCAAGAAGAAAGAAGATACTTACAAAATGGCAGAAGCTAATAAAGCATTTGCTCACTATAGATGGTAA